A window of Longispora fulva contains these coding sequences:
- a CDS encoding RDD family protein, giving the protein MAKKARGSRIPAHKRPRYAHWVLRAAAYLIDVGIVGLVVFAAAELHLQLAGGIVALVLTAANRWYLSGRTGQTVGRRLLRIRLLSVDSGEPIGLWRALLRDVAHVLDTVSLLAGWFFPIWDAQRQTFADKLLGTHVTVVR; this is encoded by the coding sequence ATGGCGAAGAAAGCCCGGGGCAGTCGGATCCCCGCCCACAAGAGGCCCAGGTACGCGCACTGGGTGCTCCGCGCCGCCGCGTACCTGATCGATGTGGGGATCGTGGGTCTGGTGGTCTTCGCGGCCGCCGAGCTGCACCTGCAGCTCGCCGGGGGCATCGTGGCGCTGGTCCTGACCGCGGCGAACCGGTGGTATCTCAGCGGGCGCACCGGCCAGACCGTCGGCCGGCGGCTGCTGCGGATCCGGTTGCTGTCCGTCGACTCGGGCGAGCCGATCGGCCTGTGGCGGGCGCTGCTCCGCGACGTCGCGCACGTCCTGGACACCGTCTCGCTGCTCGCCGGCTGGTTCTTCCCGATCTGGGACGCCCAGCGCCAGACGTTCGCTGACAAGCTGCTCGGCACGCATGTCACGGTTGTCA
- a CDS encoding DUF3817 domain-containing protein — translation MTERAELATDAVQDDAVPAAPAVTLAEPGVPGALSRYRLSSYVVGVALLALTLVAMPLKYLADQPAGVAIVSPIHGLLYMVYVVLTFDLGRRAGWPFGRIVLMMLAGTIPFVSFYAERRAVAWVRAAA, via the coding sequence ATGACCGAGCGCGCCGAACTCGCCACCGACGCCGTCCAGGACGACGCCGTGCCGGCGGCCCCCGCGGTCACTCTCGCGGAGCCCGGCGTGCCGGGGGCACTGTCGCGCTACCGGCTCTCCTCGTACGTCGTCGGCGTCGCCCTGCTCGCGCTCACCCTGGTGGCGATGCCGCTGAAGTACCTGGCGGACCAGCCGGCCGGCGTCGCGATCGTCAGCCCGATCCACGGCCTGCTCTACATGGTCTACGTCGTGCTGACGTTCGACCTGGGTCGGCGGGCCGGCTGGCCGTTCGGCCGGATCGTCCTGATGATGCTCGCCGGCACGATCCCGTTCGTGTCGTTCTACGCCGAGCGGCGCGCGGTGGCCTGGGTGCGCGCCGCGGCGTGA
- a CDS encoding DNA polymerase III subunit gamma and tau, translating to MTALYRKYRPRTFDEIIGQDHVTQPLIQALRNGRLNHAYLFSGPRGCGKTSSARILARSLNCEQGPTPNPCGECRSCRDLAPDGAGSIDVIEIDAASHGGVDDARELREKAFFAPVSSRFKVYVIDEAHMVSSAGFNALLKLVEEPPDYVRFVFATTEPEKVLGTIKSRTHHYPFRLIPPSILRPYCEQLAAAEGVAIEPAVFPLVVKAGTGSARDTLSILDQLIAGAGEEGVTYQRAVALLGVTDAALIDETVDALADADGAALFATIDRVVEAGHDPRRFATDLLERFRDLIVLQQVPDAIGKGLLDVPADEVERMTAQALRLGTAELSRLAELVHDGLATMRGTTAPRLTLELICARMLLPGAEQTTAALLQRLERLESKTHNMVTGVPAPAAAAVPAAGPTPVPPAAQSAPTRADTSRPAAESPAAGSQRPAPGQASQTPQPGQATQPAGSPSQSAPPAFPAGQALPPAGSPGAPASAVPQPTPHATPTPPATPPVPSGALDVVAVQRAWDEVLGQVRNRSLRASALVRQVTVRDLDGITVVLVCQNKFQADEVTKASGIVEEALLQVLGTALKIRCDIGGGGTPPPRPATPTPGPAPAPQPRPAPSAPAARPQAGPPPTSSRPAPTQAAPPAVDDEEPWPDLPPSFDEEEPPPAPMVQVPVAPAQAVPEYEGFEPGDEPGDEVVDKDAPLNSEEQAMKLLSEMLGAQKIS from the coding sequence GTGACAGCCCTGTACCGCAAGTACCGGCCGAGGACGTTCGACGAGATCATCGGGCAGGACCATGTCACCCAGCCCCTGATCCAGGCGCTGAGGAACGGCCGGCTGAACCACGCCTACCTGTTCTCAGGCCCCCGGGGCTGCGGGAAGACGTCGAGTGCCCGGATCCTGGCCCGTTCGCTGAACTGCGAGCAGGGCCCCACGCCCAACCCCTGCGGCGAGTGCCGGTCGTGTCGCGACCTGGCCCCCGACGGGGCGGGTTCCATCGACGTGATCGAGATCGACGCCGCGAGTCACGGCGGCGTGGACGACGCCCGCGAGCTGCGGGAGAAGGCGTTCTTCGCGCCGGTCTCCTCCCGCTTCAAGGTGTACGTGATCGACGAGGCCCACATGGTGTCCTCCGCCGGGTTCAACGCCCTGCTCAAGCTGGTCGAGGAGCCGCCGGACTACGTCCGGTTCGTGTTCGCGACGACGGAGCCGGAGAAGGTCCTCGGCACGATCAAGTCCCGGACCCACCACTATCCGTTCCGGCTGATCCCGCCGAGCATCCTGCGGCCGTACTGCGAGCAGCTGGCCGCCGCCGAGGGCGTGGCCATCGAGCCGGCGGTGTTCCCGCTGGTCGTGAAGGCCGGCACCGGTTCGGCCCGGGACACGCTGTCGATCCTCGACCAGCTGATCGCCGGCGCCGGCGAGGAGGGCGTGACCTACCAGCGCGCCGTCGCCCTGCTCGGCGTCACCGACGCGGCCCTGATCGACGAGACGGTCGACGCGCTCGCCGACGCCGACGGCGCGGCCCTGTTCGCCACGATCGACCGGGTGGTCGAGGCCGGCCACGACCCGCGCCGCTTCGCCACCGACCTGCTCGAACGCTTCCGGGACCTGATCGTGCTCCAGCAGGTGCCCGACGCGATCGGCAAGGGCCTGCTGGACGTGCCGGCCGACGAGGTGGAGCGGATGACCGCCCAGGCCCTGCGCCTCGGCACCGCCGAACTCTCCCGCCTCGCCGAGCTGGTCCACGACGGCCTGGCCACCATGCGCGGCACGACGGCCCCCCGGCTCACCCTGGAGCTGATCTGCGCCCGGATGCTCCTGCCCGGCGCGGAACAGACCACGGCCGCTCTCCTGCAGCGCCTCGAAAGGCTCGAATCCAAAACCCACAATATGGTTACGGGGGTTCCTGCCCCGGCAGCCGCGGCCGTTCCCGCCGCCGGGCCGACCCCGGTCCCTCCGGCAGCCCAGAGCGCCCCGACCAGGGCTGACACGTCCCGCCCGGCCGCGGAGTCCCCGGCGGCGGGGTCCCAGCGGCCAGCGCCGGGCCAGGCCAGCCAGACCCCGCAGCCAGGCCAGGCGACCCAGCCCGCCGGCTCCCCGAGCCAGTCCGCCCCGCCGGCGTTCCCGGCTGGCCAGGCCCTCCCGCCGGCCGGGTCCCCGGGCGCACCGGCTTCCGCCGTGCCGCAGCCGACCCCGCACGCGACCCCCACCCCGCCGGCGACCCCGCCAGTCCCGTCCGGCGCGCTCGACGTCGTCGCCGTCCAGCGGGCCTGGGACGAGGTCCTCGGCCAGGTCCGCAACCGCAGCCTCCGGGCCTCGGCCCTGGTCCGCCAGGTCACGGTCCGCGACCTGGACGGCATCACCGTCGTGCTCGTCTGCCAGAACAAGTTCCAGGCCGACGAGGTGACCAAGGCCTCGGGGATCGTGGAGGAGGCCCTCCTCCAGGTGCTCGGCACGGCCCTGAAGATCCGCTGCGACATCGGCGGCGGTGGCACCCCGCCGCCCCGCCCGGCCACCCCGACCCCGGGCCCGGCCCCGGCTCCGCAGCCCCGCCCGGCCCCGTCAGCCCCGGCGGCCCGCCCCCAGGCCGGACCACCTCCGACATCCTCTCGCCCAGCCCCGACCCAGGCCGCGCCTCCGGCGGTGGACGACGAGGAACCCTGGCCGGACCTCCCGCCGTCCTTCGACGAGGAGGAGCCGCCGCCGGCCCCGATGGTGCAGGTCCCGGTCGCCCCGGCCCAGGCCGTCCCCGAGTACGAGGGCTTCGAGCCCGGGGACGAGCCCGGTGACGAGGTGGTCGACAAGGACGCCCCCCTCAATTCCGAGGAGCAGGCCATGAAGCTGCTCTCCGAGATGCTGGGCGCGCAGAAGATCTCCTAG